One Bacillus amyloliquefaciens DSM 7 = ATCC 23350 DNA window includes the following coding sequences:
- a CDS encoding TetR/AcrR family transcriptional regulator, whose translation MSVDRKKLILEAATKSFTQFGYKATTMDLVAKLANVGKGTIYTFFKNKEELFDDIFTTILREMKEHADEAMKPELSFHENVHRALVAILEFRKTHQLTIKIFQENAEIGTIAVQDVIAKMERAILSYIKEKIECAIENGSIKPCDPELTAFVMLKLYIALIFDWEKNHPPLEKETIAELLEIYVGQGLSK comes from the coding sequence ATGTCCGTCGATCGGAAAAAGCTCATTCTGGAAGCGGCAACGAAATCTTTTACGCAATTCGGCTACAAAGCAACGACAATGGATCTGGTGGCAAAGCTTGCAAACGTGGGGAAGGGAACCATCTACACGTTCTTCAAAAACAAAGAAGAGCTGTTTGATGATATTTTCACCACTATTTTAAGAGAAATGAAGGAACACGCTGACGAAGCGATGAAACCGGAGCTTTCATTTCATGAAAATGTCCATCGGGCGCTGGTCGCGATTTTGGAATTCAGAAAAACACACCAGCTGACTATTAAAATTTTTCAGGAGAACGCCGAGATTGGTACAATTGCCGTTCAGGATGTCATTGCGAAAATGGAGCGGGCCATTCTGTCATACATTAAAGAAAAGATAGAATGTGCCATTGAAAACGGGAGCATTAAACCGTGCGATCCGGAGCTCACCGCTTTTGTGATGCTCAAACTCTACATCGCGCTGATATTTGACTGGGAAAAAAACCATCCGCCTCTTGAAAAAGAGACGATCGCCGAATTGCTGGAAATCTATGTCGGTCAAGGATTATCTAAATAG
- a CDS encoding YhgE/Pip domain-containing protein, translated as MNTIKSQWKDIVTSKKLLIPIIAILFVPLIYSGVFLKAYWDPYGTVDQLPVVVVNQDKGADYEGKHLQIGDDLVKELKKNDNFDWHFSSDLDQSLKDLLNAKYYLLVEIPEDFSKNASTVMDKNPKKLDLKYHTNAGSNYVGATIGEKAIDKLKASVSKEVTEQYAKVIFDNFKDIAKGLGKASSGAKKIDDGTKSAKDGSAKLKENLAKLTESTATISDKTQQLTDGAAKVTSGIQTLDSSIAKLQSASAEIQDKSGQIASGGGQVASGLKTSLDGHKQLQQKLPDLTNGLSVLNSKAQEVSQKAAAFEDAINSVNLSDIEKAVGQLEQTEKELQQFKKKLSDLKNSLDARDNAVKKVIQDSDFLTDEQKAKLVQLLNEKLPKADLPDLDNIVSQLPSGGDIQLPDMSVIKSALQDVKAKADQLKALPQSTSKLYNGAAAVQDAINQLTAGTDKLYSGAQTVFESQNKLTAGIGEYNSKFGQLKSGSEALVSGSGQVSGGLTKLLDAQNKIHDGSSKIEQGQASLGTGLSKLLDGTGQLSSQLKDAADQTGDIKTDDKTYSMIADPVKTDDNAIHSVPNYGTGLTPYILSMGLYVGGLMLTVVFPLSEASGRPRNGFEWFLSKFSVILLVGLIQSVIVATVLLKGIGLDVESTWRFYLFTMITSIAFLSMIQLLATTMGNPGRFIAVIILVLQLGASGGTFPLELLPGFYQVIHGALPMTYSINGFRAVISNGDYGYMWQQASVLLGIAVVMITLTIVYFTVKSKKEHKAEEEITA; from the coding sequence TTGAATACAATAAAAAGCCAGTGGAAAGACATTGTAACGAGCAAGAAACTGTTAATCCCCATCATTGCCATATTATTCGTTCCGCTGATCTACAGCGGAGTGTTTTTGAAGGCGTACTGGGATCCGTACGGCACGGTGGATCAGCTGCCGGTTGTCGTTGTCAACCAGGATAAAGGGGCAGACTACGAAGGGAAACATCTTCAGATCGGTGACGATCTTGTAAAAGAGTTAAAGAAAAATGATAATTTTGATTGGCATTTTTCAAGCGATCTTGATCAATCGCTAAAGGACTTATTAAATGCTAAATATTATTTATTGGTCGAGATTCCTGAAGATTTTTCTAAAAACGCCAGCACGGTAATGGATAAAAATCCGAAGAAGCTGGATCTGAAGTATCATACGAATGCCGGTTCCAACTATGTCGGCGCGACAATCGGTGAAAAGGCGATCGATAAATTGAAAGCCTCAGTGTCGAAAGAAGTGACGGAGCAATACGCAAAAGTCATTTTTGACAACTTTAAAGATATTGCCAAAGGACTCGGCAAAGCCAGCAGCGGCGCCAAGAAAATAGACGATGGCACAAAAAGCGCGAAAGACGGCAGCGCCAAGCTGAAGGAAAATTTAGCGAAACTCACTGAAAGCACCGCAACCATCAGCGATAAAACGCAGCAGCTTACAGACGGCGCAGCAAAAGTGACAAGCGGAATTCAAACGCTTGACAGCTCTATCGCAAAACTCCAGAGCGCAAGCGCCGAAATTCAAGACAAATCAGGACAGATTGCTTCAGGCGGAGGCCAAGTGGCCAGCGGGCTGAAAACGAGCCTTGACGGGCATAAGCAGCTCCAGCAAAAGCTTCCGGATTTAACGAATGGTTTAAGCGTGTTAAACAGCAAGGCGCAGGAAGTATCGCAAAAAGCGGCGGCATTTGAAGATGCCATCAATTCCGTCAACCTGTCAGATATAGAAAAAGCCGTTGGGCAGCTCGAACAGACTGAAAAGGAATTGCAGCAGTTTAAGAAGAAGCTTTCTGATCTGAAAAACAGCCTCGATGCCCGGGATAACGCGGTCAAAAAGGTGATTCAGGACAGTGATTTCTTAACGGATGAGCAAAAAGCAAAACTTGTTCAGCTTCTGAATGAGAAGCTTCCGAAAGCTGACCTTCCGGATTTAGACAATATCGTCAGCCAGCTTCCGTCCGGCGGAGATATTCAGCTTCCGGATATGTCAGTCATTAAAAGCGCGCTCCAAGATGTAAAAGCGAAGGCTGATCAGCTGAAAGCACTGCCTCAGTCCACTTCGAAACTGTATAACGGTGCAGCGGCGGTACAAGACGCGATTAACCAGCTGACAGCGGGAACTGATAAATTGTACAGCGGAGCACAGACAGTTTTTGAAAGCCAAAACAAACTGACGGCCGGTATCGGCGAATACAACAGCAAGTTCGGCCAGCTCAAATCAGGATCTGAAGCGCTAGTGTCAGGGAGCGGCCAAGTGTCAGGCGGCTTAACGAAGCTGCTGGATGCGCAAAACAAAATCCATGACGGCTCATCCAAAATTGAGCAGGGTCAAGCGTCTCTCGGCACCGGTTTAAGCAAGCTTTTAGACGGTACCGGACAATTGTCCAGCCAGCTGAAAGATGCGGCCGATCAAACCGGAGACATTAAGACAGATGACAAAACGTACAGCATGATCGCCGATCCGGTAAAAACGGACGATAACGCGATTCATTCCGTGCCTAACTACGGTACCGGACTGACGCCATATATTCTCTCTATGGGCTTATATGTCGGCGGATTGATGCTGACGGTCGTATTCCCTCTGAGTGAAGCTTCAGGGCGTCCGAGAAACGGTTTTGAATGGTTCCTCAGCAAATTCAGCGTCATTCTGCTTGTCGGACTGATTCAATCCGTTATTGTCGCAACGGTTCTGTTAAAAGGAATCGGGCTTGATGTGGAAAGCACTTGGAGATTCTATCTCTTTACGATGATTACCAGCATCGCGTTCTTGTCCATGATTCAATTATTGGCGACAACGATGGGAAATCCGGGACGCTTTATCGCTGTCATCATTCTGGTGCTCCAGCTCGGGGCAAGCGGAGGAACCTTCCCGCTCGAACTCCTGCCGGGATTCTATCAAGTGATTCACGGCGCACTGCCGATGACTTACAGCATCAACGGATTCCGTGCCGTCATTTCAAATGGCGATTACGGCTACATGTGGCAGCAGGCATCGGTTCTATTGGGCATCGCCGTTGTCATGATCACACTGACCATCGTGTACTTTACGGTAAAAAGCAAAAAAGAACACAAAGCGGAAGAAGAAATAACAGCATAA
- the fabHB gene encoding beta-ketoacyl-ACP synthase III FabHB, giving the protein MSKSKITAIGTYAPARRLTNADLERIVDTSDEWIVQRTGMKERRIAGEHEFTSDLCIEAVKNLAERYSGTLNDVDMILVATTTADYAFPSTAARVQAYFGWPHTGALDINATCAGLTYGLQLADALITAGTHQKVIVIAGETLSKVTDYTDRSTCVLFGDAAGALLVERDEAAPGFLAAVQGTVGSGADVLYRTGLSAELNGQPLKGGGNMVQNGREVYKWAVRTVPEEFNVLLEKAGFSKDDLDWFVPHSANMRMIESICEKLPFPAERTLTSVEYYGNTSSVSIILALDEAVKAKKLSEGQTLVLFGFGGGLTYTGLLVRWGF; this is encoded by the coding sequence ATGTCAAAATCTAAAATTACAGCAATCGGTACATATGCTCCGGCACGCCGATTAACAAACGCGGATTTGGAGCGCATCGTCGATACATCTGATGAATGGATCGTCCAGCGCACCGGCATGAAGGAAAGACGCATTGCCGGCGAACATGAATTCACATCGGATTTATGTATTGAAGCGGTGAAAAACCTTGCAGAACGATACAGCGGAACCCTTAATGATGTCGATATGATCCTTGTGGCTACAACGACGGCGGACTATGCGTTTCCAAGCACAGCGGCACGCGTGCAGGCTTACTTCGGCTGGCCGCACACGGGGGCGCTTGATATAAACGCCACATGCGCCGGGCTCACTTACGGCCTTCAGCTCGCAGACGCATTAATTACCGCCGGAACTCATCAAAAAGTGATCGTGATTGCCGGTGAAACATTATCAAAAGTAACGGATTATACTGACAGGTCGACCTGTGTCCTGTTCGGAGACGCTGCTGGCGCCCTATTGGTGGAACGTGATGAAGCAGCTCCGGGCTTTTTGGCAGCCGTGCAAGGAACGGTCGGAAGCGGCGCGGACGTGCTGTATCGGACGGGACTGAGCGCTGAATTAAACGGCCAGCCGCTTAAGGGCGGAGGAAACATGGTGCAAAACGGCCGAGAAGTATATAAATGGGCGGTCAGAACTGTACCAGAGGAATTCAACGTCCTTTTAGAAAAAGCCGGCTTTTCAAAAGACGATCTGGATTGGTTCGTTCCTCACAGCGCCAACATGCGGATGATAGAATCAATCTGTGAAAAACTTCCCTTCCCGGCTGAACGGACACTGACAAGTGTTGAATATTACGGCAACACCTCATCTGTTTCTATTATTCTCGCTTTGGATGAAGCCGTGAAAGCGAAAAAGCTGTCGGAAGGCCAGACCCTGGTATTATTCGGGTTCGGCGGCGGATTGACGTATACCGGACTGTTGGTAAGATGGGGATTTTAA
- a CDS encoding M42 family metallopeptidase — MKHTMELIKKLVSIPSPTGNTYEVIAYTESLLKDWGVSSYRNRKGGLFVTIPGRDDKKHRLLTAHVDTLGAMVKEIKADGRLKIDLIGGFRYNSIEGEYCEIQTSSGKTYTGTILMHQTSVHVYKDAGKAERNQENMEVRLDEHVRTKEETSDLGIRVGDFISFDPRVQITPSGFIKSRHLDDKASVALLLDLIRRITEEKIDLPYTTHFLISNNEEIGYGGNSNIPPETVEYLAVDMGAIGDGQSTDEYTVSICVKDASGPYHYQLRKHLAGLAERYGIDYQLDIYPYYGSDASAAIRSGHDIVHGLIGPGIDASHAFERTHELSLLNTAKLLHRYVLSPMA; from the coding sequence ATGAAACATACGATGGAACTGATTAAGAAACTGGTGTCGATTCCGAGTCCGACGGGCAATACATACGAGGTTATCGCATATACAGAAAGTCTTTTAAAAGACTGGGGCGTCTCATCTTACAGAAACCGCAAAGGCGGTCTTTTTGTCACAATTCCCGGCCGTGATGACAAGAAACACAGACTGCTGACGGCGCATGTCGATACGCTCGGCGCAATGGTAAAGGAAATAAAGGCGGACGGCAGGCTGAAGATCGACTTGATCGGGGGTTTTAGATACAACTCGATTGAAGGAGAATATTGCGAGATTCAAACTTCTTCCGGCAAAACCTATACAGGCACCATCTTAATGCATCAGACTTCAGTGCACGTCTACAAGGATGCCGGCAAGGCAGAGCGGAATCAGGAGAATATGGAAGTCCGTCTTGATGAGCATGTACGGACGAAAGAAGAGACGTCCGATCTCGGCATCAGAGTCGGCGATTTCATCTCATTTGACCCGCGCGTGCAGATCACGCCGAGCGGTTTTATTAAGTCCCGTCATCTTGATGACAAAGCGAGTGTGGCTCTGCTCCTGGATTTAATCCGCCGCATCACTGAAGAGAAGATCGACCTTCCATATACAACGCATTTTCTGATCTCTAATAATGAAGAAATCGGCTACGGCGGCAATTCCAACATTCCCCCTGAAACTGTCGAATACTTGGCTGTTGATATGGGAGCAATCGGCGACGGCCAGTCTACGGATGAATATACCGTCTCCATTTGCGTGAAGGATGCGAGCGGCCCGTACCATTATCAGCTCAGAAAACATCTGGCCGGGCTTGCGGAGCGCTATGGCATTGACTATCAGCTTGATATTTATCCGTATTACGGCTCTGACGCCTCAGCAGCCATCCGTTCGGGCCATGACATTGTCCACGGACTGATCGGCCCGGGAATTGACGCTTCACACGCCTTTGAACGCACGCACGAATTATCGCTTCTGAATACGGCGAAGCTTTTGCACCGGTATGTTCTGTCTCCGATGGCATAA
- a CDS encoding cation:dicarboxylate symporter family transporter, giving the protein MKKLRFGLATQIFVGLILGVVVGVIWYGNPAVPTFLQPIGDLFLRLIKMIVIPIVVSSLIIGVAGAGSGKQVGKLGFRTILYFEIITTFAIILGLALANLFQPGAGVNIHEAQKTDISQYVETEKEQSGKSVADTFLHIVPTNFFQSLAEGDLLAIICFTVLFALGISAIGEKGKPVLAFFEGVSNAMFHVVNLVMKVAPFGVFALIGVTVSKFGLSSLLSLGKLVGLVYVALAFFLIVVFGIVGKLAGVNIFKFLAYMKDEILLAFSTSSSETVLPRVMEKMEKIGCPKGIVSFVVPIGYTFNLDGSVLYQSIAALFLAQVYHIDLSIWQQLTLVLVLMVTSKGMAAVPGTSFVVLLATLGTIGVPAEGLAFIAGVDRIMDMARTVVNLTGNALASVVMSKWEGQYDPVKGAKVMSLAKTEQNTTISG; this is encoded by the coding sequence ATGAAAAAATTACGTTTTGGATTAGCGACGCAAATTTTCGTCGGACTCATACTAGGGGTTGTAGTCGGTGTCATCTGGTATGGCAATCCCGCTGTTCCAACTTTTTTACAGCCTATTGGCGATTTGTTTTTACGCTTAATCAAAATGATAGTGATTCCAATTGTCGTCTCCAGCTTAATCATCGGCGTTGCCGGCGCGGGAAGCGGAAAACAGGTCGGAAAATTAGGCTTCAGAACGATTTTGTATTTTGAGATCATTACTACTTTTGCCATTATTCTCGGACTCGCTCTGGCGAATCTTTTTCAACCGGGGGCTGGCGTTAATATACATGAAGCTCAAAAAACAGATATCAGTCAATATGTTGAAACAGAAAAAGAACAAAGCGGTAAATCCGTAGCGGACACATTCCTGCATATTGTACCGACAAACTTCTTCCAGTCATTGGCTGAAGGAGATCTGCTTGCCATCATCTGCTTTACCGTGCTTTTTGCACTCGGCATCTCGGCAATCGGAGAAAAAGGAAAGCCTGTACTGGCCTTCTTTGAAGGTGTTTCTAATGCAATGTTCCACGTTGTGAACCTGGTCATGAAAGTTGCTCCGTTTGGCGTTTTTGCATTGATTGGTGTTACCGTTTCCAAATTTGGACTCAGTTCCCTGCTTTCACTCGGTAAACTGGTCGGTTTAGTATATGTAGCTCTGGCTTTCTTTCTCATTGTTGTATTCGGAATCGTCGGAAAGCTTGCTGGGGTTAACATTTTCAAATTCCTTGCCTATATGAAGGATGAAATTTTATTGGCGTTCAGTACGTCAAGCTCCGAAACTGTACTTCCCCGCGTTATGGAGAAAATGGAGAAAATCGGCTGTCCGAAAGGTATTGTTTCCTTTGTTGTGCCGATCGGATATACCTTTAACTTAGACGGTTCTGTGCTGTACCAATCTATCGCCGCTTTATTCCTCGCTCAGGTATACCACATTGACTTGTCCATTTGGCAGCAGCTTACCCTTGTGCTCGTCTTGATGGTCACTTCCAAAGGAATGGCTGCCGTGCCCGGGACTTCTTTCGTCGTCCTGCTTGCGACACTCGGCACAATCGGCGTTCCTGCAGAAGGTCTTGCATTCATCGCCGGTGTTGACCGGATTATGGACATGGCCCGTACGGTCGTCAATCTGACCGGAAACGCGCTGGCATCCGTTGTAATGTCAAAATGGGAAGGCCAGTATGATCCCGTTAAAGGCGCGAAGGTCATGAGCCTCGCCAAAACAGAACAAAACACCACCATTTCAGGTTAA
- the yhfH gene encoding protein YhfH, with protein sequence MLDKITEFFRNLPGKKCAECGKEIAEQHECYGNVCDNCLKIKDM encoded by the coding sequence ATGTTGGATAAAATAACAGAATTTTTTAGAAATCTACCCGGTAAAAAGTGTGCGGAATGCGGCAAAGAAATAGCTGAACAGCATGAATGCTATGGAAATGTTTGTGACAATTGCTTGAAAATAAAGGATATGTAA
- a CDS encoding MBL fold metallo-hydrolase gives MKVTVIGCCGGFPAANEATSGYLFQSGGYSLLVDCGSAVLSKLFAYVPAEELDAVILSHYHHDHIADIGPLQFAKQVGSFLGKGTDALPIYGHDADIEQFERLTYKTHTKGVAYQPDRPLSAGPFTITFLKTVHPVTCYAMRITDGTATVVYTADSSYQDAFIPFAENADLLICECNFYAHQDGAPAGHMNSTEAGRIAREAGAGELILTHLPHFGEHLKLKEEAESVFGGKVTIAASGLKWEK, from the coding sequence ATGAAAGTTACAGTTATTGGATGCTGCGGCGGGTTTCCGGCCGCAAATGAAGCAACTTCAGGCTACCTGTTTCAGTCCGGCGGTTATTCTCTTCTGGTCGATTGCGGAAGCGCCGTATTATCAAAGCTGTTTGCCTATGTTCCGGCAGAAGAGCTTGATGCCGTCATTTTGTCTCATTATCATCATGATCACATCGCTGATATCGGGCCGCTTCAATTTGCCAAGCAGGTCGGCTCTTTTCTTGGAAAAGGAACGGATGCGCTGCCGATTTACGGGCATGATGCTGATATAGAACAGTTTGAGCGTCTTACATATAAAACGCATACAAAAGGAGTGGCTTATCAGCCGGACCGCCCGCTTTCTGCCGGGCCGTTCACCATTACCTTTCTGAAAACGGTGCATCCGGTCACTTGTTATGCGATGCGTATTACCGACGGTACAGCAACCGTTGTGTATACGGCTGATTCAAGCTATCAGGACGCGTTCATTCCGTTTGCGGAAAATGCCGATCTGCTGATTTGCGAGTGCAATTTTTACGCGCACCAAGACGGCGCGCCGGCAGGCCATATGAACAGCACGGAAGCCGGACGTATCGCGCGGGAGGCCGGAGCGGGAGAACTGATTCTCACGCATCTGCCGCATTTCGGCGAGCACCTAAAGCTGAAAGAAGAAGCGGAATCCGTATTCGGGGGAAAAGTGACGATCGCGGCTTCCGGATTGAAGTGGGAGAAATAA
- the lplJ gene encoding lipoate--protein ligase LplJ, producing MLFIDNQNITDPRINLAIEEYCVKHLDPEQTYLLFYVNQPSIIIGKNQNTIEEINTKYVEDNGIIVVRRLSGGGAVYHDLGNLNFSFITKDDGDSFHNFKKFTEPVIQALRQLGVEAELSGRNDIVADGRKISGNAQFSTKGRIFSHGTLMLDSAIDHVVSALKVKKDKIESKGIKSIRSRVANISEFLDDKMTADEFKKHLLHHIFNTNDLSEVPEYKLTDEDWKVIRKISEERYQNWDWNFGRSPAFNLQHSKRYPVGSIDLRLEVKKGIIQDCKIFGDFFGAKDVSEIEQALTGKQYDRTAIREALAGIDLKQYFGKIELEDFLELIY from the coding sequence ATGTTATTTATTGACAACCAAAACATAACCGACCCGAGGATCAACCTCGCAATCGAAGAATATTGCGTGAAGCATCTCGACCCTGAACAGACATACCTGCTGTTTTATGTCAATCAGCCGTCGATTATCATCGGGAAGAATCAAAATACAATAGAAGAAATTAATACGAAATACGTAGAGGATAACGGAATCATCGTCGTCCGCAGACTGTCAGGAGGCGGCGCGGTTTATCACGATCTCGGGAATCTGAATTTCAGTTTTATCACAAAAGATGACGGAGACAGCTTTCACAATTTTAAAAAATTCACCGAACCCGTCATTCAGGCGCTGCGCCAGCTCGGGGTCGAAGCTGAATTAAGCGGCCGAAACGATATCGTCGCCGATGGCAGAAAAATTTCCGGCAACGCTCAATTTTCGACGAAAGGGCGTATTTTCAGCCACGGAACATTAATGCTGGATTCCGCCATTGACCATGTTGTATCAGCGCTGAAAGTGAAAAAAGACAAAATCGAATCAAAGGGCATTAAATCAATCAGAAGCCGTGTCGCCAACATCAGCGAGTTTCTTGATGACAAAATGACGGCTGATGAATTCAAAAAACACCTGCTTCACCATATTTTTAATACAAATGATCTTTCCGAAGTGCCGGAATATAAGCTGACCGATGAAGACTGGAAAGTGATCCGGAAGATTTCTGAAGAGCGCTATCAAAACTGGGACTGGAATTTCGGCAGGTCGCCGGCATTTAATCTTCAGCATTCCAAACGTTATCCGGTCGGGTCGATTGATCTGCGCCTTGAAGTGAAAAAAGGAATCATTCAAGACTGCAAAATTTTCGGGGACTTCTTCGGTGCGAAAGATGTAAGTGAAATCGAACAGGCGCTGACCGGAAAACAATATGACAGAACCGCTATCAGAGAGGCGCTGGCCGGGATTGATCTGAAACAGTATTTCGGCAAAATAGAGCTGGAAGATTTCCTCGAATTGATTTATTAG
- a CDS encoding SDR family oxidoreductase → MKVFLIGANGQIGQRLTGLFQKDGTHTLRAMVRKEEQKEALQAAGTEAVLADLEGSAEDIAKAAEGCDAIVFTAGSGGSTGHDKTLLIDLDGAAKAVEAAKKAGIKRFIMVSALQAHNRANWNEALKPYYVAKHYADKILEASGLTYTIIRPGGLLNDPGTGNIKAAADLERGSISRDDVANTVIASLDEPNTYEKAFDLTAGSTPVREALKQL, encoded by the coding sequence ATGAAAGTATTTCTCATCGGAGCGAACGGACAGATCGGACAGCGGCTGACCGGGCTGTTTCAAAAAGACGGTACGCATACCTTGCGGGCAATGGTCCGGAAAGAAGAGCAGAAAGAAGCGCTTCAAGCGGCGGGAACAGAAGCCGTTCTTGCCGATCTGGAAGGAAGTGCGGAAGACATCGCGAAAGCCGCCGAGGGCTGTGACGCGATTGTATTTACCGCCGGATCAGGAGGAAGCACCGGACACGATAAGACGCTTTTGATTGATCTTGACGGAGCGGCGAAAGCGGTAGAAGCTGCAAAGAAAGCCGGCATCAAGCGGTTTATTATGGTGAGCGCCCTTCAGGCTCATAACCGCGCCAATTGGAATGAAGCACTGAAGCCGTATTATGTTGCAAAGCATTATGCGGACAAAATTCTTGAAGCGAGCGGTTTGACGTATACGATTATCCGTCCCGGCGGGTTATTAAATGATCCGGGCACGGGCAATATTAAAGCCGCCGCTGATTTAGAAAGAGGGTCCATTTCAAGAGACGATGTCGCCAATACGGTTATCGCATCCCTTGATGAACCGAATACGTATGAAAAAGCGTTCGATCTGACGGCGGGCAGCACGCCGGTCAGAGAAGCGCTGAAACAATTATAA
- a CDS encoding fatty acid--CoA ligase family protein produces the protein MNLVSKLEETASQKPEKPACLFQDQYMTYQELAGKIEAFANGLEDRGLKKGDHLALLLGNTPDFVIAFFGALKAGVVVIPVNPAYTPSEIAYMLKNGDVKAIAGIDLLIPVFESLHGSLPLLEHIIISQTAENAPSTEDPQLRLKMTTFTKMLRPAERSRTYPVLSKDDTAVILYTSGTTGKPKGAMLTHQNLFSNANDVAGYLGMNEKDKIVAALPMFHVFCLTVCMNAPLMSGACVLIEPQFSPASVFKLIKRRQATIFAGVPTMYNYLYQYEHGKAEDFASVRLCISGGASMPVALLQTFEQTFDVTILEGYGLSEASPVTCFNPFDRGRKPGSIGTNILHVENKVVDTLGRELPDHQVGELIVKGPNVMKGYYKMPEETEHALKDGWLYTGDLAKRDEDGYFYIVDRKKDMILVGGYNVYPREVEEVLYSHEGIKEAVVIGVPDAKTGEAVHAYIVPADGELTEQAVFDYCEQHLAKYKRPAEVIFLDEIPKNATGKLLRRAVRDMLPK, from the coding sequence ATGAATCTGGTTTCCAAATTGGAAGAAACGGCATCGCAGAAACCGGAAAAACCAGCTTGTCTGTTTCAAGATCAGTACATGACGTATCAGGAGCTGGCAGGTAAAATCGAAGCATTTGCAAACGGATTGGAGGACAGGGGACTGAAAAAAGGGGATCATCTCGCGCTGCTTCTCGGAAATACGCCTGATTTTGTCATTGCGTTTTTCGGTGCGTTGAAAGCGGGAGTCGTCGTCATTCCTGTTAATCCGGCATACACACCTTCAGAAATCGCGTATATGCTGAAAAACGGCGATGTCAAAGCGATCGCCGGCATTGATCTTTTAATTCCCGTATTTGAAAGCCTGCACGGCTCGCTGCCGCTGCTGGAGCATATCATCATCAGTCAGACCGCAGAGAACGCTCCATCGACAGAAGACCCTCAATTGCGCTTAAAAATGACAACGTTTACAAAAATGCTCCGTCCGGCGGAGCGCAGCAGAACCTATCCGGTATTGTCCAAAGATGATACGGCCGTCATTTTATACACCTCAGGGACGACGGGAAAACCGAAAGGCGCCATGCTCACCCATCAGAATCTTTTTTCCAACGCAAATGATGTCGCCGGATACTTAGGAATGAATGAGAAAGATAAAATTGTGGCCGCACTGCCGATGTTTCACGTTTTTTGTTTAACCGTTTGTATGAATGCGCCTCTGATGAGCGGAGCGTGTGTATTAATTGAACCGCAGTTCAGCCCGGCATCTGTCTTTAAACTGATTAAACGCCGGCAGGCAACCATTTTTGCAGGCGTACCGACGATGTATAACTATCTGTATCAATATGAGCACGGCAAGGCGGAGGATTTTGCGTCCGTCAGACTGTGCATTTCAGGCGGCGCTTCCATGCCGGTCGCTCTGTTGCAGACATTTGAACAAACCTTTGACGTCACCATTCTGGAGGGGTACGGACTTTCTGAAGCGTCTCCGGTTACTTGTTTCAATCCGTTTGACCGGGGGAGAAAGCCCGGCTCGATCGGGACGAATATTTTGCATGTCGAAAATAAAGTCGTCGATACGCTCGGTCGCGAACTGCCTGACCATCAAGTGGGGGAATTGATCGTGAAAGGGCCGAATGTGATGAAGGGCTATTACAAGATGCCCGAGGAGACGGAGCACGCGCTGAAGGACGGCTGGCTGTACACGGGTGATTTGGCGAAACGCGATGAAGACGGTTATTTTTATATTGTCGACAGAAAAAAAGATATGATTCTTGTCGGCGGTTACAACGTCTATCCCCGCGAAGTAGAAGAAGTGCTCTACAGCCATGAGGGCATTAAAGAAGCCGTGGTCATCGGCGTTCCCGACGCCAAAACGGGTGAAGCGGTGCATGCTTATATTGTGCCTGCGGACGGTGAACTGACAGAACAGGCCGTTTTTGATTACTGTGAGCAGCATTTGGCAAAATATAAGCGTCCGGCGGAAGTGATTTTTCTTGATGAGATTCCGAAGAATGCGACCGGGAAGCTGCTGAGACGGGCGGTACGGGACATGCTTCCGAAATGA